The following proteins come from a genomic window of Drosophila sulfurigaster albostrigata strain 15112-1811.04 chromosome X, ASM2355843v2, whole genome shotgun sequence:
- the LOC133848858 gene encoding homeobox protein B-H2-like, with product MTTMPPEMSTTTAAVGDTPGSLTPSPTATQAPRSRFMITDILAGSAAAAAAAAAAAAAMAAAASAGRQSASPPEDCYAPSPTSRDPPSQHPQQQQQQQQQQQQQAQQQQAALQHYLAQQQQLLRFEREREREREREREREYHHVAPLLAHFPPASHYAVLQQQQQQQQQQQQQHPHHLQLERERIEALHRHGGNVPLAAAAAAAAAAAAAAAAAGHMEGHDDRSRSPLVLHSMGNSNNNNNLSGSNNNNNNGSNNNNNGSAGGMLLGGTGSSISGDQASTIDDSDSDDCGGKDDDGEDSLKNGNGANGDSHLGLSLSKKQRKARTAFTDHQLQTLEKSFERQKYLSVQDRMELANKLELSDCQVKTWYQNRRTKWKRQTAVGLELLAEAGNYAAFQRLYGGATPYLSAWPYAAAAAAQTPHGAPPSAIDIYYRQAAAAAALQKPALPASYMYPSRMPPGMGLPGMPPPPGATPMLGGYYAPALAPQQQQPQRERSPATSQSANSEAEYERSSSSRQRLQTPSPPLNPGSPPPRREQTAEETAPTKTPTTSSAGAGEQEERGELGSLPAVDVDEDEDDEELALDV from the exons ATGACCACAATGCCACCGGAAATGTCCACAACTACGGCCGCCGTTGGGGACACTCCGGGCAGCTTGACGCCATCGCCAACGGCGACGCAGGCGCCGCGCTCCCGCTTCATGATCACCGACATTTTGGCCGGCagcgctgccgccgccgccgctgctgctgccgctgccgctgcgatGGCCGCTGCGGCTTCGGCTGGACGTCAATCCGCCAGTCCGCCCGAGGATTGTTATGCGCCTTCGCCCACGTCTCGTGATCCTCCATCACAgcatccacaacaacaacaacaacagcagcagcaacagcaacaacaggcacaacaacaacaagcggcACTTCAACATTATTtggcacagcaacaacaactgcttcGCTTTGAGCGTgagcgagaaagagaacgcgagcgagagcgagagcgtgaATATCATCATGTGGCGCCGTTGTTGGCGCACTTTCCGCCTGCCAGCCATTACGCcgtgttgcagcagcaacaacagcaacaacaacaacagcaacaacaacatccacaTCATCTGCAAC TTGAA cgggaACGCATCGAGGCGCTGCATCGACATGGCGGCAACGtgccacttgctgctgctgccgccgctgctgctgcggctgccgctgctgcggctgctgctggccacatGGAGGGGCACGATGATCGATCGCGTTCTCCCCTCGTTCTCCACTCCATgggcaatagcaacaacaacaacaatctgagtggcagcaacaacaacaacaataatggtagcaacaacaacaacaatggcagtGCTGGGGGCATGCTACTTGGGGGCAcgggcagcagcatcagcggcGATCAGGCGAGCACCATCgatgacagcgacagcgacgatTGCG GCGGGAAGGACGACGATGGCGAGGATAGTTTGAAGAATGGCAATGGCGCCAATGGGGATTCGCATTTGGGTTTGTCGCTGAGCAAGAAGCAGCGCAAGGCGCGCACCGCCTTCACCGATCATCAGCTGCAGACGCTGGAGAAATCCTTTGAGCGGCAGAAATATTTGAGCGTTCAGGATCGCATGGAGTTGGCCAACAAGCTGGAGCTGAGCGATTGCCAGGTGAAGACGTGGTATCAGAATCGCAG AACCAAATGGAAGCGCCAGACAGCCGTGGGATTGGAGCTGCTCGCCGAGGCGGGCAACTATGCGGCGTTTCAACGTTTGTACGGCGGTGCCACGCCCTATTTGAGCGCCTGGCCATATGCGGCAGCCGCTGCCGCCCAGACACCACACGGAGCGCCTCCCTCGGCCATTGATATCTACTATCGGcaggcggcagcggcggctgcGCTGCAGAAGCCTGCGCTGCCCGCCAGCTACATGTATCCCAGTCGGATGCCACCGGGCATGGGTCTGCCCGGCATGCCGCCTCCTCCGGGTGCCACGCCCATGCTGGGCGGCTACTATGCGCCGGCGTTGgcgccacagcaacagcaaccgcagcgCGAACGTTCGCCCGCAACCAGCCAGAGCGCCAACAGCGAGGCGGAATAcgaacgcagcagcagcagccgacaGCGTCTGCAGACGCCGAGCCCGCCTCTGAATCCGGGCAGTCCGCCACCTCGCAGAGAACAGACAGCGGAGGAGACGGCGCCaacaaaaacaccaacaacatcatcagcgGGTGCTGGGGAGCAGGAGGAACGCGGCGAATTGGGTTCGTTGCCTGCGGTCGATGTGgacgaggatgaggatgacgaGGAGCTGGCGCTGGACGTCTAA
- the LOC133847924 gene encoding protein ILRUN: protein MDVEENYESQNATETPPQQQQQLQQQSGQGQQQQLQLLQDMQCEPLFGSTTNTTTTTNPMMDTNNIAIPLPPPPGMGLVVSATQAATTTQNNKLISPSPSSSTLPTNDYDIDSLLLQQFSCMGTTDHEDLISQFQSLMNNQMNRESSRFYLEMSNWNLQTAVGCYLDFCSAQSFPSMKIVQGLHVNAQQQAFQLQNDGTERWPIGCFLTSPIQTQRINVPSLRPGETCDILADLMPTQPAIMWRLSTPSGWHFGDPIWMIPPGTQASQDELQQRMVQLITSDAKPEVYPQIKIVITAHTQ from the exons ATGGATGTGGAGGAAAATTACGAATCACAAAATGCCACAGAGACtccgccacagcagcaacaacaattgcagcagcaatctGGAcaaggacaacagcagcagttgcaactgctgcaggaTATGCAATGCGAACCGCTGTTTGGCAGCACAACCaacacgacaacaaccacaaatcCAATGATGGACACAAACAACATTGCGATAccgctgccaccgccaccagGAATGGGTTTGGTTGTGTCAGCGACACAGGCGGCGACAACAACGCAGAACAACAAACTGAtttcgccgtcgccgtcgtcgtcaacGCTGCCAACGAACGATTATGATATTGattcgctgctgttgcaacaatTCAGTTGCATGGGCACCACAGATCATGAGGATCTGATCAGTCAGTTCCAGAGTCTCATGAACAATCAAATGAATCGCGAGTCATCTCGTTTCTATCTAGAAATGAGCAATTG gAACTTGCAAACTGCCGTTGGTTGCTATCTGGACTTTTGCAGCGCGCAATCGTTTCCATCGATGAAAATCGTTCAGGGGCTGCATGTGAATGCGCAACAGCAGGCATTCCAATTGCAAAACGATGGCACCGAACGTTGGCCCATCGGCTGCTTTCTAACATCGCCCATACAGACGCAACGCATCAATGTGCCGTCCCTGCGTCCTGGCGAAACTTGTGATATATTGGCTGATCTAATGCCCACACAGCCGGCGATTATGTGGCGCCTCTCCACGCCCTCCGGCTGGCACTTTGGCG ATCCCATTTGGATGATACCGCCGGGCACGCAGGCCAGCCAGGATGAGCTGCAGCAGCGCATGGTGCAGCTGATCACATCGGATGCGAAGCCAGAAGTTTATCCACAGATCAAAATCGTGATAACCGCGCATACACAATGA
- the LOC133847923 gene encoding dihydroorotate dehydrogenase (quinone), mitochondrial-like yields the protein MAPQPKRFAPLRTLGIFVASVTAVYMGLTAYENQDNLIRTFIMPAMRRLPVEMSHNLALLACKYRINPVSQHLDDYNLKTSFFGRLISNPIGIAAGFDRNAEALHGLKDLGFGFIEIGSVTPMAQKGKGRTRLFGLYEDRLIMGSSDGFDSHGHYVVMQRLRRALARNDFKAIVGVNLGSNRSSTTPTRDYATGVKTFGPVADFLVVNATSASTASSQPSWANKKQLIEVLTAVNNARSQLQQRKTVPILLKLSPDMTLDEMKDTAAVISMRKCRVDGLIVANSTATRDNLSPSLVSHDSNGALSGAPLRERSTKQIARMYELTKGSVPIIGVGGISSGRDAFEKIQAGASFVQLYTALVYEGPDLVDRIKEELSMLLKESGYANIRDAVGSNYKQHLPRK from the exons ATGGCGCCGCAACCAAAGAGATTT GCTCCACTGCGAACACTGGGCATATTTGTGGCCAGTGTGACCGCAGTATACATGGGTCTAACGGCCTACGAGAACCAGGATAATCTCATTCGGACATTCATAATGCCGGCAATGCGCCGCCTGCCAGTTGAGATGTCGCACAATCTGGCGTTGCTGGCGTGCAAATATCGGATTAATCCCGTGTCCCAACATCTGGATGATTACAATTTGAAGACCTCGTTCTTCGGACGACTCATTAGCAATCCCATTGGCATTGCGGCCGGTTTCGATCGCAACGCTGAGGCACTGCATGGCCTAAAGGATTTGGGTTTTGGTTTCATCGAGATTGGCAGCGTGACACCAATGGCCCAGAAAGGCAAAGGCCGAACACGTCTCTTTGGCCTGTACGAAGATCGGTTGATCATGGGATCAAGCGATGGCTTCGATAGCCACGGACATTATGTGGTGATGCAACGTTTGAGGCGGGCGCTCGCTCGCAATGATTTCAAGGCGATTGTCGGCGTTAATCTCGGCTCCAATCGGAGCTCAACCACGCCTACTCGAGACTATGCGACAGGTGTCAAGACTTTTGGCCCTGTGGCTGATTTTCTGGTGGTGAATGCAACAAGTGCGTCAACAGCAAGCAGCCAACCTAGCTGGGCGAATAAGAAACAATTGATTGAGGTACTGACGGCAGTGAATAATGCCAGATCGCAACTGCAGCAACGGAAAACTGTGCCGATCCTATTGAAATTATCGCCCGACATGACGCTAGACGAAATGAAAGACACAGCTGCTGTCATATCTATGCGAAAATGCCGAGTCGACGGTCTCATTGTGGCCAATTCGACGGCGACACGCGACAATCTGTCGCCATCTTTGGTGTCGCATGATAGTAACGGTGCTTTAAGCGGTGCTCCACTGCGAGAGCGATCCACAAAGCAAATTGCACGCATGTACGAGCTGACGAAGGGCAGTGTGCCCATCATTGGCGTTGGCGGTATTTCATCGGGCAGGGATGCATTCGAGAAAATTCAAGCTGGCGCCTCGTTTGTGCAGCTTTACACGGCCCTGGTTTACGAAGGCCCCGATTTGGTGGATCGCATCAAGGAGGAACTCTCGATGCTGCTGAAAGAATCAGGCTATGCTAACATACGCGACGCTGTTGGTTCCAACTACAAACAACATCTGCCCCGCAAATAA
- the LOC133847470 gene encoding uncharacterized protein LOC133847470: MLKIHDLYGQTFAHEFQFANPDSIKNAVKRYNMQRAAEREECRKDKEPHKLSKMRFCKMRSSGNDVLGMVTSRDLDVETQMSLQLKNSSSSSSCCGNNLACDAPFLQRLTGGAEKSPRCRANTKKLRNSPRKPKQSRKSSTFEDAYGAHIAGLHRELCAELEAIAPSTMRLNEKRSKAKQRRNRKQPAQQQTPQKLAPQKMAPQKLAPQKQQYQQKPKLQPKLLPKVEQFDDNAQHEQIMARLKQVLSINEPPPPPPPVQQVSYANYTAPMSQWMDIISDGPQLDAMNEHFCRALDTTPSLACLFMQEHGIGMTEPPPPPQPPQMPTYAEDSDLEQEYADRPGYMRYIERLPYASNVSAAPSLQKLPCFVELEPHPHWIRLQRSLKPMHYTSQRSDTDTLTLCEVPEEHPQPKVVPKTERKTVASKRRPLVKRKTATEQQTTVRRQPGGREKPTTAAISILPSTAALSQQIPPQQQQQLQPKRRKQRNVICTRSLENLKYQKMAIYNRISLMQERIITALDRLQGKLLQLQMPTCSNQEKQRRERNAFEFCVRFSRNFLYPLRGLIEDVRCTPVGSFHSANSNEASQRVVCVYALMHNSIRSYRRKLRYFLLDKVPQKLSALIEMMYTLTNVCLDKGVLDRQDPVVECLQQRCTSFITFIEDMQQERFQLARETYRRMQKHQRAGVRSAGGRGMHERYDLKMFLNDLKLYEPRLVPKEKSPEKRRPRGWLRRHCKHLSHANGQVQSNAQSGNEANSPHEQQQQSMKRDVVEVPTHIECVHCGDCRDASSDYYEPSEEQKLQLSNILALLQQPHYEKHELHQKLLQAMEHVTKSQVREVLDPLVRSLGAILDKKYH, translated from the exons atgttgaaaattcaCGACCTTTATGGCCAAACATTTGCCCACGAATTTCAG TTTGCGAATCCGGACTCCATTAAGAATGCCGTTAAACGCTACAACATGCAACGGGCAGCCGAGCGAGAGGAGTGCAGAAAGGACAAGGAGCCGCACAAGTTGAGCAAAATGCGTTTCTGTAAGATGCGCAGCAGTGGCAACGATGTGCTCGGCATGGTCACGTCCCGGGATCTCGATGTGGAGACCCAAATGTCGCTGCAACttaaaaacagcagcagcagctctagctgctgtggcaacaacCTGGCTTGTGATGCGCCATTCTTGCAACGTTTAACGGGCGGTGCAGAGAAGTCTCCACGTTGCAGGGCGAACACCAAGAAGCTCCGCAATTCGCCGCGCAAACCGAAACAAAGTCGCAAGTCGTCCACGTTCGAAGATGCGTATGGAGCGCATATTGCCGGACTGCATCGCGAACTCTGCGCGGAGCTGGAGGCGATTGCGCCTTCCACAATGAGACTGAACGAAAAGaggagcaaagcaaagcaacgaCGCAATAGGAAACAGCCAGCACAACAGCAGACACCCCAAAAGCTGGCACCCCAAAAGATGGCACCCCAAAAGCTGGCACCCCAAAAGCAACAGTATCAGCAAAAACCAAAGCTGCAACCTAAGCTGCTACCAAAAGTGGAACAGTTCGATGACAACGCGCAGCATGAGCAGATTATGGCACGCCTTAAGCAAGTGCTGAGCATCAATgaaccaccgccaccgccaccgcctgtGCAACAAGTTTCCTACGCAAACTACACCGCACCCATGTCCCAATGGATGGACATTATATCCGACGGTCCGCAATTGGATGCAATGAATGAGCATTTCTGTCGCGCATTGGACACAACGCCATCACTGGCGTGTCTTTTTATGCAGGAGCATGGCATTGGCATGACGGagccaccaccgccaccgcaacCGCCACAGATGCCGACCTATGCGGAGGACAGTGATCTGGAGCAAGAGTACGCCGATCGTCCGGGATATATGCGGTACATTGAACGCTTGCCATATGCGAGCAATGTTAGTGCTGCGCCTAGTTTGCAGAAGTTGCCGTGCTTTGTGGAACTCGAACCACATCCGCATTGGATACGCTTGCAGCGCAGTCTGAAGCCGATGCATTATACCTCGCAGAGATCCGACACGGATACCCTGACGTTGTGCGAAGTGCCGGAGGAACATCCGCAACCCAAAGTAGTTCCCAAAACTGAACGAAAGACTGTGGCATCAAAGCGTCGCCCATTGGTGAAGCGCAAGACAGCAACGGAGCAGCAGACGACGGTGCGACGTCAGCCGGGTGGACGTGAAAAACCGACGACAGCAGCGATTAGTATCCTACCGAGCACAGCAGCTCTGTCACAGCAAATCccaccgcaacagcaacagcagctgcagccgaAGCGACGCAAGCAACGCAATGTGATCTGCACTCGGTCACTGGAGAATCTCAAGTATCAGAAGATGGCCATCTACAATCGCATCTCGTTGATGCAGGAACGCATCATCACGGCGCTCGATCGGTTGCAGGGTAAACTGCTTCAGTTGCAGATGCCGACGTGCAGCAACCAGGAGAAACAGCGACGGGAACGCAACGCATTCGAGTTCTGTGTCCGCTTCTCCCGTAACTTTCTGTATCCGTTGCGCGGCCTGATCGAGGATGTGCGTTGCACCCCGGTCGGGAGTTTCCACAGTGCCAACTCGAATGAGGCCAGCCAGCGTGTGGTGTGCGTCTATGCGCTGATGCATAACTCGATACGCAGCTATCGGCGCAAGTTGCGGTACTTTCTGCTCGACAAGGTGCCGCAAAAGTTGAGCGCCCTCATCGAGATGATGTACACGCTGACGAACGTCTGTTTGGACAAAGGTGTGCTCGATCGTCAGGATCCGGTGGTGGAGTGCTTGCAACAGCGTTGCACCAGCTTCATTACCTTCATCGAGGACATGCAGCAGGAACGTTTTCAGCTGGCACGCGAAACCTATCGCCGCATGCAGAAGCATCAGCGTGCTGGAGTTCGGTCAGCAGGTGGACGTGGAATGCACGAACGCTACGATCTCAAGATGTTCCTCAACGACCTCAAGTTGTATGAACCTCGTCTGGTGCCCAAAGAGAAGAGTCCGGAGAAACGACGTCCGCGCGGTTGGTTGCGGAGACATTGCAAGCACTTGTCGCATGCCAATGGCCAAGTTCAATCAAATGCTCAGTCCGGGAATGAGGCGAACTCCCCtcatgagcagcagcagcaatcgatGAAACGCGATGTTGTCGAGGTGCCAACGCATATTGAGTGCGTCCATTGCGGTGATTGTCGTGATGCCAGCAGTGATTACTACGAGCCCAGCGAGGAGCAAAAGCTGCAGTTGTCCAACATTCTGGCGCTGTTGCAGCAGCCGCACTACGAGAAGCACGAACTGCATCAGAAGCTGCTGCAGGCCATGGAGCATGTGACCAAGTCGCAGGTGCGCGAAGTTCTCGATCCACTTGTACGCTCCCTGGGCGCCATCCTTGACAAGAAGTATCACTAA